One segment of Gammaproteobacteria bacterium DNA contains the following:
- the tviB gene encoding Vi polysaccharide biosynthesis UDP-N-acetylglucosamine C-6 dehydrogenase TviB, which produces MFDLATTRIGIIGLGYVGLPLAVEFGQHFPTFGLDINQARIRELQAGVDNTLEVTTEELRQAHQLRYTDSPEDLANCNVYIITVPTPVDEYRRPDFAPLIGASTTVGRLLKPGDVAIYESTVYPGATEEVCVPILERESGLRFNGDFFAGYSPERINPGDKEHRLTTIRKITAGSTPQAAEFVDALYRSIITAGTHPASSIRVAEAAKVIENTQRDVNIALINELALLFNRLGIDTEEVLLAAGSKWNFLPFRPGLVGGHCIGVDPYYLTHKAQEIGYHPEMILAGRRVNDGMGAYVVQRVVKLMNQRRIPVMDAKVLIMGLTFKENCPDLRNTRVVDIVHDLRDYNAQVDVYDPWVNPEEARHEYGVELVSQPQAGHYDAIILAVAHRQFRELGAEGIRALGKPGAVLFDVKYLLPMGSADGRL; this is translated from the coding sequence ATGTTTGACCTCGCTACGACCCGTATCGGGATTATCGGCCTCGGTTACGTAGGGTTGCCGCTGGCCGTCGAATTTGGCCAGCATTTTCCTACCTTCGGCTTGGACATCAATCAGGCGCGCATTCGAGAATTACAGGCGGGAGTCGACAATACGCTGGAAGTGACGACTGAGGAACTCCGTCAGGCCCACCAGCTGCGCTATACCGACAGCCCGGAGGATTTGGCGAATTGTAATGTGTATATCATTACCGTTCCCACCCCCGTGGATGAGTATAGACGTCCCGACTTTGCTCCGTTGATCGGCGCCAGCACCACAGTGGGCCGGTTGCTCAAGCCCGGTGATGTAGCGATTTATGAATCAACCGTGTACCCGGGGGCCACCGAGGAAGTGTGTGTGCCAATCCTGGAGCGGGAGTCAGGATTGCGCTTCAACGGCGATTTTTTCGCCGGCTACAGTCCCGAGCGCATCAATCCTGGTGACAAAGAGCATCGCCTGACCACCATTCGCAAGATTACCGCTGGCTCCACGCCTCAAGCAGCGGAATTCGTGGACGCTTTATATCGATCCATCATTACCGCCGGCACCCATCCGGCCTCCAGCATCCGGGTAGCGGAAGCGGCCAAAGTGATTGAAAACACCCAACGGGATGTCAATATCGCCCTGATCAACGAGTTGGCGCTGCTGTTCAACCGATTGGGCATCGACACTGAAGAAGTGTTGCTGGCGGCGGGCAGCAAATGGAATTTTCTGCCGTTCCGCCCAGGTCTGGTCGGCGGTCACTGCATCGGCGTCGATCCCTACTATTTGACGCACAAAGCCCAGGAGATCGGTTATCACCCGGAAATGATTCTGGCTGGGCGGCGAGTTAACGACGGCATGGGCGCCTACGTCGTGCAGCGAGTGGTCAAGCTGATGAACCAGCGGCGAATTCCGGTCATGGACGCCAAAGTTCTGATCATGGGTTTGACCTTCAAGGAAAATTGTCCCGATTTGCGCAATACCCGGGTGGTGGATATTGTCCACGATCTGCGCGACTACAACGCCCAAGTGGATGTTTACGATCCCTGGGTCAATCCCGAGGAAGCCCGGCATGAGTATGGCGTTGAGTTGGTCAGTCAACCGCAAGCCGGGCATTACGACGCTATCATCCTGGCGGTCGCTCACCGGCAGTTTCGAGAACTGGGTGCTGAGGGCATTCGGGCGCTGGGCAAGCCGGGGGCGGTGTTATTTGACGTGAAATACCTGTTGCCTATGGGTTCAGCGGACGGGCGGCTATGA
- a CDS encoding NAD-dependent epimerase — MKILVTGSAGFIGSALSQRLLERGDEVVGFDNLNDYYDVNLKQARLARLQAYPGFTEVRANLEDRTTLTETFAQRCPQRVVNLAAQAGVRYSIQNPHAYVDSNLVGFVNILEACRHHGVEHLVYASTSSVYGANTRMPFSVHDNVDHPVSLYAATKKANELMAHTYSHLYRLPTTGLRFFTVYGPWGRPDMALFLFTRAILAGEPIDVFNYGHHRRDFTYVDDIVEGVIRVLDRVATPNSEWSSDAPDPATSLAPYRLYNIGSNRPIELMRYIEVLEECLGRKATKNLLPMQLGDVPDTYADVEALVKDVGYQPDTPIEEGVARFVAWYREYYRV; from the coding sequence ATGAAAATCTTGGTGACTGGCAGCGCTGGTTTCATCGGTTCAGCGTTGTCCCAGCGACTGCTGGAACGCGGCGATGAGGTCGTCGGTTTTGATAATCTCAATGATTATTATGACGTAAACCTGAAGCAGGCGCGGTTGGCCCGCTTACAAGCGTATCCGGGATTCACGGAGGTGCGGGCCAATCTGGAGGACCGGACGACGCTGACAGAGACGTTTGCCCAGCGTTGCCCGCAGCGAGTCGTGAACCTGGCGGCTCAGGCCGGAGTGCGTTATTCGATTCAGAATCCGCACGCCTATGTCGATTCCAACCTGGTCGGCTTCGTCAATATCCTGGAAGCCTGCCGCCATCACGGGGTCGAGCATCTGGTCTATGCCTCGACCAGTTCGGTTTATGGCGCTAATACCCGAATGCCGTTCTCGGTGCATGACAACGTCGATCATCCGGTCAGCCTATACGCCGCGACCAAGAAGGCGAATGAGTTGATGGCGCACACCTACAGCCATTTATACCGTCTGCCGACCACCGGCTTGCGGTTTTTCACGGTTTATGGTCCTTGGGGCCGTCCGGATATGGCGCTGTTTCTGTTCACTCGCGCCATTTTGGCGGGTGAACCTATTGATGTCTTTAATTACGGTCACCACCGGCGCGATTTCACGTATGTTGATGACATTGTCGAGGGAGTGATCCGGGTGCTGGATCGAGTGGCGACGCCCAATTCCGAGTGGTCCAGCGATGCACCTGATCCCGCCACCAGTTTAGCGCCCTATCGACTCTATAACATCGGCAGTAACCGACCGATTGAATTAATGCGCTATATTGAAGTGCTGGAAGAGTGTCTGGGACGCAAGGCCACCAAGAATCTGTTGCCGATGCAGTTAGGCGACGTGCCGGATACCTACGCTGATGTCGAGGCCCTGGTGAAAGATGTCGGTTATCAGCCCGATACGCCGATTGAGGAAGGCGTAGCGCGTTTTGTGGCCTGGTATCGGGAGTATTACCGGGTTTAG
- the dnaQ gene encoding DNA polymerase III subunit epsilon, producing the protein MPTRQVVLDTETTGLDPNQGHRVIEIGCLELLNRRPTDQRFHVYLQPDRLIDEEAIKVHGITNEFLINQPRFADVADAFLGFVRDAELIIHNAPFDVGFLNHELQRCGRGHLLIENLCKVEDTLLLARQRHPGQRNNLDALCKRYNVDNTQRTLHGALLDAEILADVYLAMTRQQDSLFIRESAATAQRHESTRRTTRPRNRSPLPVLHADTQEQTEHARYLEMLDKTSGGSCVWRRLETT; encoded by the coding sequence ATGCCAACCCGACAAGTCGTCCTCGATACGGAAACAACCGGCCTCGATCCCAATCAAGGGCATCGGGTCATTGAAATCGGCTGTCTGGAACTCTTGAACCGGCGACCGACTGACCAACGTTTTCATGTGTATTTGCAACCGGATCGATTGATCGATGAGGAAGCGATCAAGGTTCATGGCATTACCAACGAATTTCTCATCAACCAACCGCGTTTTGCCGATGTCGCCGATGCATTCCTGGGGTTCGTCCGGGATGCGGAATTGATTATTCACAATGCGCCTTTCGACGTGGGTTTCCTTAACCACGAGTTGCAACGCTGTGGGCGTGGTCACCTTCTGATCGAGAATCTTTGCAAGGTTGAGGACACTTTGCTGTTGGCCCGGCAGCGCCATCCGGGTCAGCGCAATAACCTGGATGCATTGTGTAAGCGCTACAACGTCGATAACACCCAGCGTACTTTGCATGGCGCATTGCTGGATGCGGAGATTCTGGCCGACGTGTATCTGGCGATGACCCGCCAGCAGGATTCATTGTTTATTCGGGAGAGTGCGGCAACGGCGCAACGCCATGAGTCGACTCGACGGACGACGCGACCCCGCAACCGTTCGCCGTTGCCGGTGCTCCATGCCGATACCCAGGAACAGACAGAACATGCCCGCTATCTGGAAATGCTGGACAAGACCAGCGGCGGGTCATGCGTGTGGCGGCGATTGGAGACAACATGA
- the rnhA gene encoding ribonuclease HI, giving the protein MNDAIADFSSEQVTLFTDGACSGNPGPGGWGALLRYKRKERELSGGEPQTTNNRMELLAVIHGLEALKRPVRVRICTDSQYVMKGVTEWLAGWKRRGWQTTDRQPVKNIDLWQRLETALTPHQVEWEWVRGHSGHPENERVDALARAAISPARLTMTSAVN; this is encoded by the coding sequence TTGAACGATGCAATCGCAGATTTCTCCAGCGAGCAGGTGACATTGTTTACCGATGGCGCCTGCTCTGGCAACCCCGGACCGGGTGGTTGGGGGGCATTGTTGCGTTATAAAAGGAAGGAACGGGAATTGTCCGGCGGCGAACCACAGACCACCAACAATCGCATGGAGCTACTGGCGGTCATTCACGGTCTGGAAGCATTAAAGCGTCCGGTGCGGGTGCGGATTTGCACCGACAGCCAATATGTGATGAAAGGCGTTACTGAATGGTTGGCGGGCTGGAAACGGCGCGGCTGGCAAACCACCGACCGCCAGCCGGTCAAAAATATCGATCTTTGGCAGCGTTTGGAAACCGCGCTGACTCCACACCAGGTCGAGTGGGAGTGGGTGCGTGGCCATAGCGGGCATCCGGAAAACGAGCGGGTGGACGCGCTGGCGCGGGCAGCGATTTCCCCAGCGCGATTGACCATGACTTCAGCGGTGAACTGA
- the mraZ gene encoding division/cell wall cluster transcriptional repressor MraZ: MTNFLGEFECRLDAKARMALPAALRKQLPPEAGERFVINRGFEQYLALYPFTEWQRITAELNRLNLFVRKNREFVRYFHRGATELELDSHGRLLLPRRLLSYAGIQDTVILLAYANRIECWDPALYENLLSDEPADFARLAEEIMGNADHPEQEGLPGFGQFPLMPPDSRH; this comes from the coding sequence ATGACAAATTTTCTGGGTGAATTTGAATGCCGGCTCGACGCCAAGGCTCGAATGGCCCTACCAGCAGCACTGAGAAAACAGCTTCCCCCGGAAGCCGGAGAGCGTTTTGTCATCAATCGTGGATTTGAGCAATACCTCGCGCTGTATCCATTCACCGAATGGCAAAGAATTACCGCTGAACTTAACCGGCTCAATCTGTTCGTCAGAAAAAATCGTGAGTTTGTCCGCTATTTCCACCGGGGCGCAACAGAGCTTGAGCTGGATAGTCATGGCCGTTTGCTGTTGCCCCGGCGACTGCTGAGCTATGCCGGCATTCAGGATACCGTGATTTTACTAGCCTATGCCAACCGTATTGAATGCTGGGATCCGGCCCTGTACGAAAACCTGTTGTCCGATGAGCCAGCGGATTTCGCCCGGTTGGCCGAGGAAATTATGGGGAATGCGGATCATCCAGAGCAAGAGGGATTGCCAGGGTTCGGCCAGTTCCCGTTGATGCCGCCGGATTCGCGGCATTAA
- a CDS encoding S-methyl-5'-thioinosine phosphorylase has product MTPTIAIIGGTSLTTLDTLKITHRETLSTPYGEPSSPLIYGELSGRKVVFLSRHGQHHTLPPHRINYRANLWVLHHIGVKQVLATAAVGGIRADMEPGRLAFPDQIVDYTWGRHSTFFEDNLKEVTHIDFTEPYCSALREKLIQTARNLGMTAHESCAYGATQGPRLETAAEIRRMERDGCDMVGMTGMPEAALARELGLSYAACAVVANWAAGKSSGPITMAEIERNLASGMDQVKRLLAQVIPTLEAV; this is encoded by the coding sequence ATGACACCGACGATCGCTATTATCGGAGGCACTAGCCTCACAACTCTGGATACCCTGAAGATCACTCACCGGGAAACCTTGTCTACTCCCTATGGCGAACCTTCCAGTCCGTTGATTTACGGTGAACTCAGCGGACGGAAGGTGGTGTTTCTGTCCCGGCATGGCCAACACCATACTTTGCCGCCACACCGGATCAATTACCGGGCTAATCTCTGGGTTTTGCATCACATTGGCGTCAAACAGGTGCTCGCGACTGCGGCGGTTGGCGGCATTCGCGCCGACATGGAACCTGGCAGGCTGGCTTTTCCTGATCAAATCGTGGATTACACCTGGGGCCGGCATAGCACCTTCTTCGAAGATAATCTGAAGGAGGTCACTCATATCGACTTTACCGAGCCGTACTGCTCTGCACTCAGGGAAAAGCTGATTCAGACCGCCCGCAACCTGGGGATGACTGCTCATGAATCATGCGCTTATGGCGCAACTCAAGGGCCGCGCCTGGAGACGGCGGCGGAAATCCGCCGGATGGAGCGGGATGGCTGCGATATGGTCGGCATGACGGGAATGCCGGAAGCAGCGTTGGCCCGCGAGTTGGGTTTATCTTACGCCGCCTGCGCAGTGGTGGCCAACTGGGCGGCAGGCAAGTCATCCGGGCCAATCACCATGGCGGAAATCGAACGGAATCTGGCCAGCGGTATGGACCAGGTTAAACGGTTGCTGGCCCAGGTGATTCCGACGCTGGAAGCGGTCTGA
- a CDS encoding hypoxanthine-guanine phosphoribosyltransferase yields MSSTITPEQALAVLRDAERLFSPEQVQSALDRLATQVTARLEQRDPLVLMVMNGAFIPTAQLLARLPFPLQVGYVHATRYRSGTRGGEIDWVAQPRPAVEGRVVLVVDDIFDEGDTLKAIVEEVRRQGAMETYSAVLVNKQHDRKVAGLTVDFIGLEIPDRYVFGCGMDYKEYWRQLPGIYAIRD; encoded by the coding sequence ATGTCCTCGACTATTACCCCTGAACAGGCGCTTGCCGTATTACGCGATGCAGAGCGGCTCTTTTCGCCCGAACAGGTGCAGTCCGCCCTGGATCGCTTGGCCACTCAAGTGACCGCCCGTCTGGAACAGCGCGATCCGCTGGTGTTGATGGTGATGAATGGCGCGTTCATTCCCACCGCGCAACTCCTGGCGCGCTTGCCATTTCCTTTGCAAGTCGGTTACGTGCATGCCACCCGCTATCGCAGCGGCACTCGGGGCGGCGAGATTGACTGGGTTGCCCAGCCACGTCCGGCTGTAGAGGGTCGGGTCGTATTGGTGGTCGACGATATTTTCGATGAAGGCGATACCCTCAAAGCCATCGTTGAAGAAGTGCGTCGGCAAGGCGCGATGGAGACCTATAGCGCGGTGCTGGTCAATAAGCAACATGATCGGAAGGTTGCAGGATTAACGGTCGACTTCATCGGTCTGGAAATCCCGGACCGCTACGTGTTCGGTTGTGGCATGGACTATAAAGAGTATTGGCGGCAACTGCCGGGGATCTACGCGATTCGTGATTGA
- the nagZ gene encoding beta-N-acetylhexosaminidase, with protein MALGPVMLGLEGLALTAEERELLKHPLVGGVILFARNYESPEQVAALTDTIHALRQPRLLVAVDHEGGRVQRFREGFTRLPAVRRLGEIHDQDPQRAKQLARITGWLMAAELRAVGVDFSFAPVLDLDHGVSGIIGDRAFHHDPEVVADLAHAYVSGMQKAGMEAVGKHFPGHGGIAADSHLELPVDPRPYVDLATADLLAFERMIHYGLAALMPAHVLYPQVDDRPAGFSERWIKDILRQELEFHGVVFSDDLDMAGAQEAGAPPERARAALMAGCDMALACNDRRAAVAILDHLGLKPDPVSQVRLIRLHGRGRPNLKRLHYNPVWQRAVRLVQDYDASPLLEMDI; from the coding sequence ATGGCGTTGGGACCGGTGATGCTGGGACTGGAAGGCTTGGCGCTGACCGCCGAGGAACGTGAGTTATTAAAACACCCTTTGGTTGGCGGGGTCATTCTGTTTGCCCGCAATTACGAGTCGCCAGAGCAGGTTGCGGCGTTGACCGACACCATTCACGCCTTACGGCAACCACGCCTGCTGGTTGCCGTGGATCATGAAGGCGGCCGGGTTCAACGCTTTCGCGAAGGATTCACCCGCTTGCCAGCGGTGCGGCGATTGGGCGAGATCCATGATCAGGATCCACAGCGCGCCAAGCAACTGGCGCGCATTACCGGTTGGCTGATGGCTGCCGAATTACGGGCGGTAGGCGTCGACTTCAGCTTTGCGCCGGTGCTGGACCTGGATCATGGCGTGAGCGGCATCATTGGCGACCGGGCGTTTCATCACGATCCCGAAGTCGTCGCTGATCTGGCCCATGCCTATGTCAGCGGGATGCAGAAAGCCGGCATGGAAGCGGTGGGTAAGCATTTTCCAGGGCATGGCGGGATCGCCGCCGATTCGCATCTGGAGTTGCCCGTGGACCCGCGCCCTTATGTCGATCTGGCGACGGCTGACCTGCTGGCGTTTGAACGGATGATCCATTACGGTCTGGCGGCGCTGATGCCCGCCCATGTGCTTTATCCACAAGTGGATGACCGACCGGCTGGTTTCTCAGAGCGCTGGATCAAGGATATCCTGCGTCAGGAACTGGAGTTTCATGGAGTCGTCTTCAGCGACGATCTGGATATGGCGGGCGCTCAGGAAGCGGGCGCTCCGCCGGAGCGGGCGCGGGCCGCGTTGATGGCCGGTTGCGATATGGCGCTGGCCTGTAATGATCGCCGGGCCGCCGTAGCGATTCTCGATCATTTGGGTCTAAAGCCTGATCCGGTGAGTCAGGTGCGGTTGATCCGCCTGCATGGGCGTGGCCGTCCCAATCTCAAACGATTGCATTACAATCCTGTCTGGCAACGCGCCGTTCGCCTGGTTCAGGATTATGATGCGTCGCCCCTGCTGGAAATGGATATTTGA
- the cysD gene encoding sulfate adenylyltransferase subunit CysD: MDPYKLTHLKQLEAESIHIIREVAAEFEKPVMLYSIGKDSSVMLRLALKAFHPGKPPFPLLHVDTTWKFKEMIRFRDEQAKRLGLELIVHINQDGLNQGINPFSHGSQVHTDIMKTQSLKQALERHGFDAAFGGARRDEERSRAKERVYSFRDRNHRWDPKNQRPELWNLYNGRVRKGESIRVFPLSNWTELDIWQYIHLENIPIVPLYFAAERPVVERDGTLIMVDDERMPLEPGETPRKEWVRFRTLGCYPLTGAIRSHATTLPEIIQEMLLTRHSERQGRLIDHDAASSMEEKKRQGYF; this comes from the coding sequence ATGGACCCCTATAAACTGACTCATCTCAAGCAACTCGAAGCCGAGAGCATCCACATTATCCGTGAAGTCGCTGCGGAATTTGAAAAACCGGTGATGCTCTACTCGATTGGCAAGGATTCTTCGGTGATGTTGCGCCTGGCCTTGAAAGCCTTCCATCCAGGCAAGCCGCCGTTTCCGTTGTTGCATGTCGACACGACCTGGAAGTTCAAAGAAATGATTCGCTTTCGCGACGAACAGGCCAAGCGCCTGGGGCTGGAACTGATCGTTCACATTAATCAGGACGGATTAAACCAGGGCATCAACCCTTTCAGCCACGGCTCGCAAGTCCACACGGATATCATGAAAACCCAGTCGCTTAAGCAGGCGCTGGAGCGACACGGTTTCGACGCTGCGTTTGGCGGCGCACGGCGCGATGAAGAACGCTCGCGGGCCAAGGAGCGGGTCTACTCGTTCCGTGATCGCAACCACCGCTGGGACCCCAAGAACCAGCGTCCGGAATTGTGGAATCTTTATAACGGTCGAGTGCGCAAGGGCGAGAGTATCCGGGTCTTCCCTCTGTCCAACTGGACCGAGCTGGATATCTGGCAATACATTCATTTGGAAAATATTCCCATCGTACCTTTGTATTTTGCCGCGGAACGTCCAGTCGTCGAGCGGGATGGAACGCTGATCATGGTCGATGATGAACGGATGCCCCTGGAGCCAGGGGAAACGCCTCGGAAGGAATGGGTCCGGTTTCGCACCCTCGGTTGCTATCCGCTGACGGGCGCTATTCGTTCCCATGCAACGACTTTGCCGGAGATCATCCAGGAAATGCTGCTCACCCGCCACTCGGAACGCCAGGGCCGGCTAATTGATCACGACGCCGCCAGTTCCATGGAAGAGAAAAAGCGGCAGGGGTATTTCTAA